The Kitasatospora viridis DNA window GGCGTTCAGGCGCAGCCGGTCGGCGAGTTCGCGGCCGGGGCGGGGCCGGACCGGCAGGCGGAACAGGTCGCCGCCGGACGGGATGTCGATGCCGATGTCCAGCAGCACCCGGTACTCGTCCTGCTGTACCAGGATCTTGCTGCCGCCGATGACGCCGATGCCGCCCCAGAATTCGATGGTGGCCATGGGGGTGGTTCAGTTCCTTTCGAGCGGAGCCCAGGCCGTGGCCCAGGTCCGGATGGAGTCGAGCAGCCCCTCGACAGCGGGGGCGACGGCCGAGGCGGGCCCGTCGGCGCGGCCGAACCGGTCGATGTAGGCGCTGTGCGCGCCGATCTCGACGCCCGGTTCGATGTCGTTGCGCCAGTGGTCGCCGACCACGCACAACCGCTCGGGCGCCTGCGGCAGTTCGGCCCGCAGCAGCCGGCGCAGCCCCTCGGGCTTTCCGGTGCCGGAGACCACCGCGTCGAGCAGCGGCGGCAGTTCGAGCCGGTGCAGCAGTGCCTCCAGGCCGTCGGCCGGGCTGTTGGTGGCGAGCACCACCCGCACCCCGGCGGAGCGCAGCTCGGTGATCAACTCGGCGTAGCCGGTCGGCACTTCGAGCGGGCAGCGGACCGGATCGAGCATCAGCTCACGGGTGGTCAGGAAGGCCCGCTGCAACCGGTCGCCGTCCAGGCCCGCGGCGCGGGCGAGCACGGCCACGGCCTCCCAGCCGTCGATCGCCTGCGCCAGCGCCGGGCCGGCGGCCGCGCCGACGGCGAGGAACTCCTCGACACCGTTCAGCAGTTCGGCCCGGGCGGCGGCTTCCAGGGTGGCGGCGGCCTGCTCGGCGTAGTGCCGGATCGGCGCGTCGCCGCGGTAGAGCGTGCCGTCGAAGTCGGTGATCAGCACGGGAACGGGGATGTGGTCAGCCACGGACGCCTCCGGCGGTGGACATCGCGCCGGTCACGAAGTGGCGCTGCAGCACGAGGAAGAAGGCGAGCACCGGCACCGTGGTGAAGACCACGGCGGCGGCCAGGCCCGGGT harbors:
- a CDS encoding HAD family hydrolase yields the protein MADHIPVPVLITDFDGTLYRGDAPIRHYAEQAAATLEAAARAELLNGVEEFLAVGAAAGPALAQAIDGWEAVAVLARAAGLDGDRLQRAFLTTRELMLDPVRCPLEVPTGYAELITELRSAGVRVVLATNSPADGLEALLHRLELPPLLDAVVSGTGKPEGLRRLLRAELPQAPERLCVVGDHWRNDIEPGVEIGAHSAYIDRFGRADGPASAVAPAVEGLLDSIRTWATAWAPLERN